In the Hordeum vulgare subsp. vulgare chromosome 7H, MorexV3_pseudomolecules_assembly, whole genome shotgun sequence genome, one interval contains:
- the LOC123409387 gene encoding 60S ribosomal protein L27-2-like, translating into MACDCHGRAPPTLYNLLPTHAASFPPPIASNPSPNPKPIGGGAAQGEVKFLKPGKAVILLQGRYARKKAVIVPVFKEGTCDHPYGHCLVAGLAKYPKKVIRKDSAKTTAKKSRVKVFLKLLNFTHLMPTRYTLDIDLKEVVSGAPDSLTTKDKKLTAAKSAKAKLEERFKTGKNRWFFTKLRF; encoded by the exons ATGGCATGTGACTGCCACGGCCGAG cgccgccaacCCTATATAATCTCCTCCCCACCCACGCCGCCAGCTTTCCCCCGCCCATAGCCTCCAACCCCTCACCTAACCCGAAACCCATCGGTGGCGGCGCAGCGCAAGGAGAGGTGAAGTTCCTGAAGCCGGGCAAGGCGGTGATCCTGCTGCAGGGTAGGTACGCCaggaagaaggcggtgatcgtgccCGTGTTCAAGGAGGGCACCTGCGACCACCCCTACGGGCACTGCCTGGTCGCCGGCCTAGCCAAATACCCAAAGAAGGTGATCCGCAAGGACTCGGCCAAGACAACGGCCAAGAAATCCCGCGTCAAGGTCTTCCTCAAGCTCCTCAACTTCACCCACCTCATGCCCACCCGCTACACCCTCGACATCGACCTCAAGGAGGTGGTCTCCGGTGCCCCCGACTCCCTCACCACCAAGGACAAGAAGCTCACCGCCGCCAAGTCCGCCAAGGCCAAGCTCGAGGAGAGGTTCAAGACTGGCAAGAACAGgtggttcttcaccaagctccgc